Proteins co-encoded in one Nothobranchius furzeri strain GRZ-AD chromosome 4, NfurGRZ-RIMD1, whole genome shotgun sequence genomic window:
- the LOC107390196 gene encoding neuronal pentraxin-1, whose translation MRSFCAAFYPLYKERRAAAPHSFSGQLLGADSSRAHTLQMRLVTGTMEGFSWKLFLVSCLLVVQSSAQDFGQTQFICTSVPKDMDLCTASMQNSGPAEDLKTTILQLRETVLQQKETIVSQRETIKELTSKLSRCESQSLPAAAGPGGRRPGSKNTMGDVSRGTADTLAQLGQTLQTLKQRLENLEQYSRGNNSAQANSLKDLLQNKIDDMEKQVLSRVNTLEESKPGSKNDTDQRNRVESTLTSLHHRITDLEKGKDIRPTDEFQLTFPLRTNYMYAKAKRSLPEMYSFSVCLWIKSNASPGVGTPFSYAVPGQANELVLIEWGNNPMEFLINDKVAKLPFLINDGKWHHLCITWTTRDGMWEAFQDGVMRGSGENLAPYHPIKPDGVLVLGQEQDTLGGGFDATQAFVGELANLNIWNKKLSSSEIYNLATCNSKAPAGNVFSWTESNIEIFGGATKWTFEPCRSLN comes from the exons ATGCGGTCATTCTGTGCTGCGTTTTATCCGCTATATAAAGAGCGCAGAGCAGCAGCACCTCACAGCTTCAGTGGACAGCTCCTAGGTGCTGACAGCTCGCGCGCTCACACACTTCAGATGCGACTCGTGACCGGGACCATGGAGGGATTCTCATGGAAACTTTTCCTTGTCTCTTGCCTGCTTGTTGTGCAGAGTTCCGCGCAAGATTTCGGACAGACGCAGTTTATTTGCACGTCGGTGCCCAAAGACATGGACTTGTGCACCGCCTCGATGCAGAACAGCGGGCCGGCGGAAGACCTGAAGACCACCATCCTGCAGCTGCGGGAGACAGTGCTGCAGCAAAAGGAGACCATTGTGAGTCAGAGGGAGACAATCAAGGAACTAACGTCCAAGTTGAGCCGCTGTGAGAGTCAAAGCCTCCCGGCGGCGGCGGGACCCGGCGGCAGGCGGCCGGGGTCCAAGAACACCATGGGGGATGTTTCTCGGGGCACCGCGGACACTCTGGCGCAGCTGGGACAGACTTTACAGACGCTCAAACAGAGACTGGAGAACCTGGAG CAGTACAGCCGAGGAAACAACAGCGCGCAGGCAAACAGCCTGAAGGATCTGCTGCAGAACAAGATAGACGACATGGAGAAGCAGGTTCTGTCCCGGGTCAACACGTTAGAGGAGAGCAAACCGGGATCCAAGAACGATACCGACCAGCGGAACAGAGTGGAGTCCACACTCACCTCCCTGCACCACCGGATCACAGATCTGGAAAAAG GCAAAGACATCAGACCAACAGATGAGTTTCAGCTGACCTTTCCCCTGAGAACAAACTACATGTACGCCAAAGCCAAGAGGAGCCTTCCTGAGATGTACTCCTTTAGCGTGTGTCTGTGGATCAAGTCCAACGCCTCGCCCGGGGTGGGGACTCCTTTCTCCTACGCTGTCCCGGGTCAGGCCAACGAGTTGGTGCTGATCGAGTGGGGGAACAACCCCATGGAGTTTCTCATCAACGACAAG GTGGCAAAGCTGCCATTTCTCATCAACGATGGGAAGTGGCATCACCTCTGCATCACGTGGACCACTCGTGATGGCATGTGGGAGGCCTTCCAGGATGGAGTGATGCGGGGAAGTGGCGAGAATTTGGCACCGTACCACCCCATCAAACCAGACGGAGTTCTGGTTCTgggacaggagcag GACACGCTGGGCGGAGGCTTCGATGCAACACAAGCCTTTGTTGGTGAGCTCGCAAACCTGAACATCTGGAATAAGAAACTTTCCAGCAGTGAGATCTACAACTTGGCAACCTGTAACAGCAAAGCACCGGCTGGAAATGTCTTCTCGTGGACAGAGAGCAACATTGAAATATTTGGCGGAGCGACCAAATGGACCTTTGAGCCGTGCCGTTCCCTTAACTGA